The sequence CTCACGCTTGGACGAGCTTGGCGCATACGTTTGATAGCTGGCTCTTCGACGGGCGAAACGCCCATTGGCAAAGGGTTATCGCCCGGCTTCCAAGCCCGGAGCAGCTGCCAGCCTACCAGACGCAGCTCGATCGAGTGACCGCCCACCTCAAGCAGGCCTTCCCCGCCGAATCCCAAAACCTCGACTTTCAAGCCGTGCACGAAATCCAAGCAGGCCGGGAATCGAGCGCCGAAGCGGCCCAGCAGAGCTACATCATCGTAGGTTTGGTGGCGAGCTTGCTGCTAGTCACCTGCTTCAATGTCGGAAACATGCTGTTGGCGAACGCCTACCGGCGCGAGCGCGAGTTCGCGATCCGACGCTCCGTAGGGGCTTCTCCACTACAGATCGTCAAGAGCCTGCTTGGCGAGAGTTTTGGCATCGCCCTGCTGGGCGGCGTCGCCGGAGTGTTGCTCAGCCTTTGGCTGGTAGACTTGGCGGACCAGCTGCCCCTCACCCGATCGGTCGATGTACGGCTAGATACGACTGCCCTACTCATCGCTCTCGGCACTACGATAGCGACAGGGTTGATTAGTGGTCTCGCCCCAGCCTGGCACCTTGCGCGTGGAAACACCGCCGACTCGCTGAAACGCGGTGCCAAGGACTCAAACGTCGCGTTCGCCGCCAAGTCCCTCGTCGTGGCCCAGGTCGCTCTTTCCGCGGCCTTGCTCACTTCCACCTTCCTCTACACCCAGTCGCTCAAGCGCTCGTTGGAATTCGACCCGGGTTACAACTTCGAAAACATCACCTACTTCCGCATTTCCGTGCAGAGCATTCCCGAAGGCCGAAGGTACCAGGCGGCCAAAGAACTGCGGCAAGCGATCAGCTCGATTCCCGGCGTAACGCACGTCGGCTATGGATCAACGCGGCCCCTCGGCGGCTTCGGGTCCTCCCATATCAAAACGGCGCAATTCGACCCCGGCATAGAAGAGGACAATTGCACTTCGCATTTGATTTTCGTGTCGCCCAACTATCTAGCAGCCCAAGGCCTGACCCTACTCGAAGGTCGCGATTTTCTGGATACAGACGATGGCTGGCCGCTCAAGGTCGCGATCGTAAACCAAGCCTTCGGAGAGCGCTTCTTCCCGGAAGACCAATTGATCGGACAGGAGTTTTGGCCTTGGGGGGACACCGGAGAGCCCGCGATCCGCATCGTCGGCGTAGTAAAAGATTTCGCCCCGGAGCCTTGGGCCAAGACGCGTCCATTGATGATCTTGCCCGCGGTTCAACCACGAATGGTCATGTACATTCGGTCGGAGGGCCCGCCCGCCACGATCAGAGATTCCCTAGAAAAGCTCGTGCACGATCCAAAAAACGAATACGTAGCCCAAGAAATCCGCGACTTTTCTTACGCACGACAATCCTCGCTTTCCAATGAACGCGGAGCCTTTTACGTTTTAGCTGTGCTCGCCATCTGCGGCCTTGCGTTGTCTTCCGCGGGCATTTGGTACACGACGCGACAGTTCGTCCGGCAGAGCCGTAAGGAGCTCTCGATCCGCTCGGCAATCGGAGCGACTCCAGGCAGCCTACTCGTGCTGACGCTCTCCCGGTCCCTCCGGCTCGTCAGCTCGGGACTGCTGATCGGCTGCCTCTTGTCGTTCTTCGCTTCGCGCCTCATCCAGAGCTCCATCAACGGAGTCGAAGCCACCGACGCACGACCTTATTTACTTATGGCCGCATGCCTGATCGCGGTCGCGACTGTCGCGACTTATCTGCCAGCGCGAGCCGCTTTGAAAGCCGACCCGCGCGAAGCGCTCAGCGAGGTTTAGCCGGCACCCCCTTCCGATCCCTCCTCCTATGACCAACTACCTCCCCGCTAACCTTCGGGCCCTCGCGAAGCGGCCCGCATTCGCGTTCGCCGCGATCGCCATCGTCGCAATCGGAGTTGCCCTTGCCACCACCGCCGTATCGATCGTCGACGCGCTCGTATTTCGGCCGATCCCGGCGGAAAACGTCGATCGGCTTTACCGTGTTGAGGGCAACATTTTCAACGGTGTACTGCCTGCGCCGGACGCCCGAGATATCATCGAGCGATCCGGCGAAACTGCCTTTTCCTACAGCCACCGCTATTCTGTTGAATACTCGCTGGAAAAAAACGCGGGGCTGATAGTTCTTTGCGAGCTGCAAGGTAAAGCCTTCGAGACGCTGGAATGGCAGGCCCACGAAGGTCGCCTACTGCAGCCCGACGACTATTTGCCCGGCTCCGAACCAGTCGCAGTGCTCGCCTACGCCTTCTGGCAAACGGATCTGGC is a genomic window of Pelagicoccus enzymogenes containing:
- a CDS encoding FtsX-like permease family protein, whose protein sequence is MPLPIPANLRALAKRPAFTLTAVGIVALGVALATTAASIVDALVFRPIPVERIDQLYRVQSGIYSGTMTPPDARELFDRTDFPALGYHHRYSVEYNSGNHAGLLVLCELQGDPFRVLNWKAAQGRLLQPDDFQLGSEPVAVLSHAFWKNDLGGPDVIVGESLLLNGKSFRVVGVLPPEHDRIHRTTKPHAWTSLAHTFDSWLFDGRNAHWQRVIARLPSPEQLPAYQTQLDRVTAHLKQAFPAESQNLDFQAVHEIQAGRESSAEAAQQSYIIVGLVASLLLVTCFNVGNMLLANAYRREREFAIRRSVGASPLQIVKSLLGESFGIALLGGVAGVLLSLWLVDLADQLPLTRSVDVRLDTTALLIALGTTIATGLISGLAPAWHLARGNTADSLKRGAKDSNVAFAAKSLVVAQVALSAALLTSTFLYTQSLKRSLEFDPGYNFENITYFRISVQSIPEGRRYQAAKELRQAISSIPGVTHVGYGSTRPLGGFGSSHIKTAQFDPGIEEDNCTSHLIFVSPNYLAAQGLTLLEGRDFLDTDDGWPLKVAIVNQAFGERFFPEDQLIGQEFWPWGDTGEPAIRIVGVVKDFAPEPWAKTRPLMILPAVQPRMVMYIRSEGPPATIRDSLEKLVHDPKNEYVAQEIRDFSYARQSSLSNERGAFYVLAVLAICGLALSSAGIWYTTRQFVRQSRKELSIRSAIGATPGSLLVLTLSRSLRLVSSGLLIGCLLSFFASRLIQSSINGVEATDARPYLLMAACLIAVATVATYLPARAALKADPREALSEV